In one Myxococcaceae bacterium JPH2 genomic region, the following are encoded:
- a CDS encoding ABC transporter ATP-binding protein — translation MEGLSFEVRPGEVFGLLGPNGAGKTTTVRMLTGLLRPSSGEAVVWGHRAEHDGEALRKVVGLLTEQPGLYDRLTARENLRFFMKLHELDEATAWPRAKHYLERFGLAGREDDPCGGFSKGMRQKLAIIRTLVHDPKVIFLDEPTSGLDPESARTVRDAVAELAAEGRTIILCSHNLAEVERLCERVAVVKRRLLALGSVRELRRAGQALEVRVEGEAERFRSVLSALPFAPGVLAEGGRLRVLLADEAHAPDVVACLVGAGARIHSAVPAQRPLEEVYLDLLKEDAA, via the coding sequence GTGGAGGGCCTCAGCTTCGAGGTGAGGCCCGGTGAGGTGTTCGGCCTCCTGGGGCCCAACGGCGCCGGCAAGACGACCACGGTGCGCATGCTGACGGGCCTCTTGCGGCCGTCCTCGGGCGAGGCCGTGGTGTGGGGCCATCGCGCGGAGCATGACGGCGAGGCGCTGCGCAAGGTGGTGGGGCTCCTCACCGAGCAGCCCGGCCTCTATGACCGGCTCACCGCGCGCGAGAACCTGCGCTTCTTCATGAAGCTGCACGAGTTGGACGAGGCGACGGCGTGGCCTCGGGCGAAGCACTACCTGGAGCGCTTCGGGCTGGCGGGCCGCGAGGACGACCCGTGCGGCGGCTTCAGCAAGGGGATGCGCCAGAAGCTGGCCATCATCCGCACGCTCGTCCACGACCCGAAGGTCATCTTCCTCGATGAGCCCACCAGCGGCTTGGATCCGGAGTCCGCGCGCACCGTGCGCGACGCGGTGGCGGAGCTGGCGGCCGAGGGGCGCACCATCATCCTCTGCTCGCACAACCTCGCCGAGGTCGAGCGGCTGTGTGAGCGCGTGGCGGTGGTGAAACGGCGACTGCTCGCGCTGGGGTCGGTGCGGGAGCTGCGCCGCGCGGGGCAGGCGTTGGAGGTTCGCGTGGAGGGCGAAGCCGAGCGGTTCCGTTCAGTGCTCTCCGCGCTGCCCTTCGCGCCGGGCGTGTTGGCGGAGGGCGGGCGGCTGCGCGTGCTGCTCGCGGACGAGGCGCATGCCCCGGACGTGGTGGCGTGTCTGGTGGGGGCCGGTGCGCGGATTCACAGCGCGGTGCCCGCCCAGCGTCCGCTCGAAGAGGTGTACCTGGACCTGCTGAAGGAGGATGCGGCGTGA
- a CDS encoding enoyl-CoA hydratase/isomerase family protein has product MEPSLDVEDREGGVRVLTLRNPARRNALDDALLARLDAALEPAPHVRALLVRGAGEHFCAGYDLSHLGPPGADGRLPDDALVACLLKLERHPAPSVALVRGAAVGAGFDLAVACDFRIGGPDAFFIMPPARLGIVYSPEGLARAARLVGFAHAKQLFLTARRLDCRDAVSWGLLDECLEAEAAEARALALCATLAGHAPKAVSGMKEVFGLLARSPLSDEDLAHVRALRSEAFGSEDAKEGRASFLEKRAPRFTGR; this is encoded by the coding sequence GTGGAGCCGTCACTCGACGTCGAGGACCGCGAGGGAGGCGTGAGGGTGCTGACCCTTCGCAACCCCGCTCGGCGCAACGCGCTGGATGACGCGCTGCTGGCCCGGTTGGACGCGGCGCTGGAGCCCGCGCCCCACGTTCGAGCGCTGCTCGTGCGAGGCGCGGGGGAGCACTTCTGCGCGGGCTATGACTTGTCCCATCTGGGCCCGCCTGGGGCGGATGGGCGGCTCCCGGACGACGCGCTGGTGGCGTGCCTGCTCAAGCTGGAGCGTCACCCCGCGCCCTCCGTGGCGCTGGTGCGAGGCGCGGCGGTGGGGGCGGGGTTCGACCTGGCCGTGGCCTGCGACTTCCGCATCGGCGGCCCGGATGCCTTCTTCATCATGCCGCCCGCGCGGCTGGGCATCGTCTACTCGCCCGAGGGACTGGCCCGAGCGGCCAGGCTGGTGGGCTTCGCGCACGCCAAGCAGCTCTTCCTCACGGCCCGTCGGCTGGACTGCCGGGATGCCGTGAGCTGGGGGCTGCTGGACGAGTGTCTCGAGGCTGAGGCGGCCGAGGCCCGCGCGCTCGCGCTGTGCGCCACGCTGGCCGGGCACGCGCCCAAGGCCGTGTCCGGGATGAAGGAAGTCTTCGGACTGCTGGCGCGCTCTCCGCTGTCCGACGAGGACCTGGCGCACGTGCGGGCCCTGCGCAGCGAGGCCTTCGGCAGCGAGGATGCGAAAGAGGGGCGGGCGTCGTTCCTGGAGAAGCGAGCACCGCGCTTCACCGGCCGCTGA
- a CDS encoding rhomboid family intramembrane serine protease, producing MHPPKTTGLLSKSVGRVGPLSIGRLAGRGAWTGLPWVTATLMALLGGVYAATLDTGPIRVDTLVRWGAKAGPLVTEVGQGWRLLVANLLHRDLAHLGLNLLVLVVVGTTVERTLRRRDYVALLLGSALGTMAGSLWWSSAVSVGASGMIFGCVGALLVLGRKPRGAGERGRYRWFSGEGALPTVLVFLWLGWTSAGVDNAGHLGGLLTGLLAGTVFSPRELDGDVTRASRWLRPVGVVALAVGVAVGVTWEGSGWQVERDDGFGVAVSLPAGWRREEDAHGRRSFSNGLPGLGRATFSAEAIEAGEPGDGEVQARHFLADELVSGVPGPHGQVRSASGPEATMLGGRAAQRVRAEVEGGSGATSLRAWFVPRGEWVYRLVFTWPASYPSYAAVVDRMVAELRLEEPATLREARARALLVPGAVGPLRALGSQLRRWGLAREAVEPLASAVRLAPADVPTRVELARALFESGQVEEGCHAAAEARVYGPSETAALEAGVRCELARGDAVRALARLEEARQVDPRDARLRAAEAALRAALEAPGP from the coding sequence ATGCATCCCCCCAAAACGACAGGGCTTTTGTCCAAAAGCGTGGGGCGGGTGGGGCCGTTGTCCATCGGTCGGTTGGCCGGGAGGGGGGCGTGGACGGGGCTTCCGTGGGTGACGGCGACCCTCATGGCGCTCCTTGGCGGGGTGTATGCGGCGACCTTGGACACGGGGCCGATCCGAGTGGACACGCTGGTGCGCTGGGGCGCGAAGGCGGGGCCGCTGGTGACGGAGGTGGGGCAGGGATGGCGGCTGCTCGTGGCCAATCTGCTCCATCGGGACCTGGCGCACCTGGGCCTCAACCTGCTGGTGCTGGTGGTGGTGGGCACCACGGTGGAGCGCACGCTGCGCCGGAGGGACTACGTGGCGCTGCTGCTCGGCTCGGCGCTGGGCACGATGGCGGGCTCGCTGTGGTGGTCCAGCGCGGTGAGCGTAGGGGCCTCGGGGATGATTTTCGGCTGCGTGGGGGCGCTGCTCGTGCTGGGGCGCAAGCCGCGCGGGGCGGGCGAGCGGGGACGGTATCGCTGGTTCTCGGGCGAGGGCGCGCTGCCGACGGTGCTCGTGTTCCTGTGGCTCGGGTGGACGAGCGCGGGCGTGGACAACGCGGGGCATCTGGGCGGGCTGCTGACCGGATTGCTCGCGGGCACGGTGTTCTCGCCGCGCGAGCTTGACGGTGACGTCACTCGCGCGTCTCGGTGGCTGCGCCCGGTGGGGGTGGTGGCCCTGGCGGTGGGCGTCGCGGTGGGGGTGACGTGGGAGGGCTCGGGCTGGCAGGTGGAGCGGGACGATGGGTTCGGCGTGGCGGTGAGCCTGCCCGCGGGCTGGCGGCGCGAGGAGGACGCTCACGGCCGACGCTCGTTCTCCAACGGGCTGCCGGGACTGGGCCGGGCGACGTTCTCGGCGGAGGCCATCGAGGCGGGCGAGCCGGGGGATGGCGAGGTCCAGGCGCGCCACTTCCTGGCAGACGAGTTGGTTTCCGGTGTGCCGGGGCCGCATGGACAGGTGCGGTCGGCCTCGGGCCCGGAGGCGACGATGCTGGGGGGGAGGGCGGCCCAGCGGGTGCGCGCCGAGGTGGAGGGCGGCTCGGGCGCCACCTCCCTGCGGGCATGGTTCGTTCCGCGAGGGGAGTGGGTCTACCGGCTCGTGTTCACCTGGCCCGCGAGCTATCCCTCCTATGCGGCGGTGGTGGACCGGATGGTGGCGGAGCTTCGCCTGGAGGAGCCGGCGACGCTGCGTGAGGCTCGGGCGCGTGCGCTGTTGGTGCCCGGCGCGGTGGGGCCGCTGCGCGCGTTGGGTTCGCAGCTTCGCCGGTGGGGACTGGCCCGCGAGGCGGTGGAGCCGCTCGCGTCGGCCGTGCGTCTGGCTCCGGCGGATGTGCCAACGCGCGTGGAGCTGGCGCGTGCGCTCTTCGAGTCCGGTCAGGTGGAGGAGGGGTGTCACGCGGCGGCGGAGGCGCGGGTGTACGGCCCTTCCGAGACCGCTGCGCTGGAGGCCGGGGTTCGCTGCGAACTGGCCCGAGGGGACGCGGTGCGCGCGCTCGCGCGATTGGAAGAGGCCCGTCAGGTGGATCCTCGCGATGCGCGGCTTCGCGCGGCGGAGGCGGCGCTGCGCGCGGCGTTGGAAGCACCTGGGCCCTGA
- a CDS encoding SPFH domain-containing protein, whose protein sequence is MGIFDSIKGEAKRNFIARADDAKGQIVYKYPEKNVRMLTQVTVAADEVALFVKDGKVEGKLGPGRHSLDTNNIPFLSRLLEGFTGGNMFIAEIFFVSVREHTGLKFGGPIGDVRDPETGLGIGTMVYGDFSIRVTEPEKLVVGLVGMGRSNNEEFVGWFKNQVLKVTRDRIAELLVKKKWPLLDVTSGAYTEEIETEVIAGLKPHVDDYGLTVVRMGNFHVSIKDEDEATLKKLSKDVAYSRLAGGFQQYAQGQAMLGASEGMAKGGGGSDGALQGMGMGMGFGMAQMFSNQQQQAQQRVPASEPAPAAAPADTRSPAQRLKEIKELKDAGVLTDEEYNAKRAELMKLL, encoded by the coding sequence ATGGGGATCTTCGACAGCATCAAGGGCGAGGCGAAGCGCAACTTCATCGCTCGGGCGGACGATGCCAAGGGGCAGATCGTCTACAAGTACCCGGAGAAGAACGTCCGGATGCTCACCCAGGTCACCGTCGCCGCCGACGAGGTGGCGCTGTTCGTCAAGGACGGCAAGGTGGAGGGCAAGCTGGGGCCCGGCCGTCACTCGCTGGACACGAACAACATCCCGTTCCTGTCGCGGCTGCTGGAGGGCTTCACCGGCGGCAACATGTTCATCGCGGAGATCTTCTTCGTCTCCGTGCGTGAGCACACCGGCCTGAAGTTCGGCGGCCCCATTGGCGACGTGCGCGACCCGGAGACGGGCCTGGGCATTGGCACCATGGTGTACGGCGACTTCTCCATCCGCGTGACGGAGCCGGAGAAGCTGGTGGTGGGCCTGGTGGGCATGGGCCGCTCCAACAACGAGGAGTTCGTCGGCTGGTTCAAGAACCAGGTGCTCAAGGTGACGCGCGACCGCATCGCCGAGCTGCTGGTGAAGAAGAAGTGGCCGCTGCTGGACGTGACGAGCGGCGCGTACACCGAGGAGATTGAAACCGAGGTCATCGCCGGCCTGAAGCCGCACGTGGATGACTACGGCCTCACCGTGGTGCGCATGGGCAACTTCCACGTCAGCATCAAGGACGAGGACGAGGCCACGCTGAAGAAGCTGTCCAAGGACGTGGCCTACTCGCGGCTCGCGGGCGGCTTCCAGCAGTACGCCCAGGGCCAGGCGATGCTCGGCGCGTCCGAGGGCATGGCCAAGGGCGGTGGCGGCTCGGACGGCGCGCTCCAGGGCATGGGCATGGGGATGGGCTTCGGCATGGCCCAGATGTTCTCCAACCAGCAGCAGCAGGCCCAGCAGCGCGTCCCCGCGTCGGAGCCGGCTCCCGCGGCGGCTCCGGCCGACACGCGCTCGCCCGCGCAGCGCCTGAAGGAGATCAAGGAGCTGAAGGACGCGGGCGTGCTGACGGACGAGGAGTACAACGCCAAGCGCGCGGAGCTGATGAAGCTGCTGTAG
- a CDS encoding FHA domain-containing protein → MLKLIIEDDEGRKTVVPFVRDEITIGRQEGNTIRLTERNVSRQHARLMRLNGHVVVEDLGSYNGTRINGERVAGQSSLKEGDLIQIGDYDLALQTEAAANAAPSPITAKVPAPRRPDSDGALAAMRPTVPAIEALEGRQPGNEEPEEDEEESGDEPGHTPPSPAEARRHATAIIRMDQMESDRPRKVEVVPPDERPRLVVLSPTEFKGQEFDCVRTELRIGRTSENDIALDHRSLSRTHAKVVREDTGEWRVLDMQSANGLTVNGESYAQATLASGDLLELGHVKFRFLGPGEMADGGEEEGEAPRSKLPLVAAIVVLLAGGAIGGLLVMRSQGGTQPTQPPEVAQPANDPNTPPAPPEDSAPPKQAQTEPTDTKPDEQAPAPAVETAQEKLQKARAAVARKDLQAAQLILDSMRDPKGGLSKDANALAQQVTTERGYDEKLTLAQAALEGHRIPEAAKLVAETKATTLFADRHAELSALVTAAQTKPVEAPPAPAPQEKPVEAAKPPPVASATDAQVETIITEAKALIRTKQREAYEAALEQAKQCEKLAPQNPECQFLLGVTYVRLNKTNLAAKHYRQFLDMAPASDSRRAAVEKAMVGYKPTAGE, encoded by the coding sequence GTGCTGAAGCTCATCATCGAAGACGACGAGGGGCGCAAGACCGTTGTCCCCTTCGTGCGTGACGAGATCACGATCGGACGTCAGGAGGGAAACACCATCCGCCTGACCGAGAGGAACGTGTCTCGTCAGCACGCACGACTCATGCGCCTGAACGGCCATGTCGTGGTGGAGGACCTGGGGAGCTACAACGGCACCCGGATCAACGGAGAGCGCGTCGCGGGACAGTCGTCCCTCAAGGAGGGCGACCTCATCCAGATCGGTGATTACGATCTGGCCCTGCAGACCGAGGCCGCCGCCAACGCCGCGCCCAGCCCCATCACCGCCAAGGTCCCCGCGCCGCGACGGCCGGATTCGGATGGAGCGCTCGCAGCGATGCGCCCCACCGTTCCCGCCATCGAAGCGCTCGAGGGACGTCAACCCGGGAACGAAGAGCCCGAGGAAGACGAGGAAGAGTCAGGCGACGAGCCTGGGCACACGCCGCCCTCTCCCGCCGAGGCCCGCCGCCACGCCACCGCCATCATCCGCATGGATCAGATGGAGTCGGACCGGCCGCGCAAGGTGGAGGTCGTCCCTCCGGATGAGCGACCACGGCTGGTGGTCCTCTCCCCCACCGAGTTCAAGGGCCAGGAGTTCGACTGCGTGCGCACCGAGCTGCGCATCGGCCGCACCTCGGAGAACGACATCGCCCTGGACCACCGCTCGCTGTCGCGCACCCACGCCAAGGTCGTGCGCGAGGACACGGGCGAGTGGCGCGTCCTGGACATGCAGTCGGCCAATGGCCTCACCGTCAACGGTGAGAGCTACGCGCAGGCCACCCTGGCCAGCGGCGACCTGCTGGAGCTGGGCCACGTGAAGTTCCGCTTCCTCGGCCCCGGCGAGATGGCCGATGGCGGCGAGGAAGAGGGCGAGGCCCCCCGCTCGAAGCTCCCGCTCGTGGCCGCCATCGTCGTGCTGCTGGCAGGCGGCGCGATCGGCGGACTGTTGGTGATGCGGTCGCAGGGCGGCACGCAGCCGACCCAGCCTCCCGAGGTCGCGCAGCCCGCCAACGACCCCAACACCCCGCCGGCCCCCCCCGAGGACTCCGCGCCGCCGAAGCAGGCGCAGACGGAGCCCACCGACACCAAGCCCGACGAGCAGGCTCCCGCGCCCGCCGTCGAGACCGCGCAGGAGAAGCTCCAAAAGGCTCGCGCCGCGGTGGCCCGCAAGGACCTGCAGGCCGCGCAGCTCATCCTGGACTCCATGCGCGACCCGAAGGGCGGCCTGAGCAAGGACGCCAACGCGCTGGCGCAGCAGGTGACCACGGAGCGGGGCTACGACGAGAAGCTCACGCTCGCGCAGGCCGCGCTCGAGGGCCATCGCATCCCCGAGGCCGCCAAGCTGGTCGCCGAGACCAAGGCCACCACCCTCTTCGCGGACCGCCATGCCGAGCTGAGCGCGCTGGTCACCGCCGCCCAGACGAAGCCCGTCGAGGCGCCTCCGGCTCCCGCGCCGCAGGAGAAACCCGTCGAGGCCGCCAAGCCGCCCCCGGTCGCGTCGGCGACGGATGCCCAGGTGGAGACGATCATCACCGAGGCCAAGGCCCTCATCCGCACCAAGCAGCGCGAGGCCTACGAGGCAGCGCTCGAGCAGGCCAAGCAGTGCGAGAAGCTGGCTCCGCAAAATCCGGAATGTCAGTTCCTGCTGGGTGTGACATATGTTCGTCTGAACAAGACGAACCTTGCCGCCAAGCACTACCGCCAATTCCTCGACATGGCACCGGCCAGCGATTCACGGCGTGCAGCCGTGGAGAAGGCGATGGTGGGCTACAAGCCGACAGCAGGGGAGTGA
- a CDS encoding ABC transporter permease subunit, which translates to MSGAFRPRRALAVFWKDFLDLRKNVGLLVSMAVLPAVMVTVPIGVVWTYVRQPDHADLRTVALFYDPTLPLNVSAARFLIDKSLTDWFGMFLVMPVFVPILIASQSVAGEKERRTLEPLLASPVTAAELVAGKSLAALMPAVAITWVAFVLFCVGVDVVAWPLVKAPLMPNALWGFGVFVLAPLFAFFGNGVAVIISARVNEARMAQQLAALVVLPLVGLVGGQVAGFLKAGAGYYALEGAVVLVLDVVLLVASIRLLDRERLVARWG; encoded by the coding sequence GTGAGTGGAGCGTTCCGTCCCCGGCGCGCGCTGGCGGTGTTCTGGAAGGACTTCCTGGACCTGCGCAAGAACGTGGGCCTGCTGGTGTCCATGGCGGTGCTGCCCGCGGTGATGGTGACGGTGCCCATCGGTGTGGTGTGGACGTACGTGCGGCAGCCGGACCACGCGGACCTGCGCACGGTGGCGCTCTTCTATGACCCCACGCTGCCGCTCAACGTGAGCGCGGCGCGCTTCCTCATCGACAAGTCGCTCACCGACTGGTTCGGCATGTTCCTGGTGATGCCGGTGTTCGTGCCCATCCTCATCGCGTCCCAGAGCGTGGCGGGGGAGAAGGAGCGCCGGACGTTGGAGCCGCTGCTCGCGTCCCCGGTGACGGCGGCCGAACTGGTGGCGGGCAAGAGCCTGGCGGCGCTGATGCCAGCGGTGGCCATCACCTGGGTGGCGTTCGTGCTGTTCTGCGTGGGCGTGGACGTGGTGGCGTGGCCGCTGGTGAAGGCGCCGCTCATGCCCAACGCGCTCTGGGGCTTCGGGGTGTTCGTGCTGGCGCCGCTGTTCGCCTTCTTCGGCAACGGGGTGGCGGTCATCATCTCCGCGCGGGTGAACGAGGCGCGCATGGCGCAGCAGCTCGCGGCGCTGGTGGTGCTGCCGCTCGTGGGGCTGGTGGGCGGGCAGGTGGCCGGCTTCCTGAAGGCGGGCGCGGGCTACTACGCGCTGGAGGGCGCGGTGGTGCTGGTGCTGGATGTCGTGCTGCTGGTGGCCAGCATCCGGCTGTTGGACCGCGAGCGGCTGGTGGCTCGCTGGGGCTGA
- a CDS encoding glycosyltransferase family 39 protein, protein MAAHSGAKLAQPAKVDRRGARGYKAAIPPSAGHPSRTTKEHLPVASDGEQQQQEQTFTEALLGKETVSGAWAARWRALPASLRVVLATAGFAALLFIPYLGAVGLWDPWETHYGEVAREMIQRQDYVYPYWENAWFFSKPPLTMWMQALGMQVVGTLRTDGALARYTEWGMRMPFALLSIAAVTLLSLAVSRVVSRRAGLATGFVLCTMPLYFLLTRQTVTDTPFVTTFVCAMACAIIGQLDETTRHRTAWWYAFYVFAGLATLAKGLLGVGLPAVILVLYAIAAVIPWDGKSVEAHLSWLRDAEFRKDVREGRRTMPVLWAQMYRMRLGTGILVFAAVAVPWYLTLCLFDGLDDEGKLFWYRFFIHDHLNRLTAGVYTTTPGGSFVYFIEQGGYAIFPWVALVPGALAVVSRLRLRSASKADHLALIAVLWVAFAFYLLGSSATKFHHYVFPILPGLAVLIALFVDKLWEEGISAHAVSLIFGLVLFILVGKDLAENPKDFTDLFVFNYDRPYPTDLVTRPISLFSSRPLWSGDVVTLVLLAFGVYLSIDAFMGRSRRSLGARAVALLLLTCGLATLGGVSSQGQVSALMLLGSALAVTGGYIFLKVMKPGTEESRGSYQVLAAGLVFVGVSLAARGFRMAGTADPLFKSLSEPINVKAAMGFAFAVAGILAAVAALMRSRVLLFSSFWGLAASFALWFNWGQWVDLSHHWTQRDLFWRYYGQRNAGEPIAAFMMNWRGETFYSRNTVEQFRAGDANMRMRQFAARPGREWALVEHNRLNLLRNAVGTDKTVTLIDRDINNKFVLVTIE, encoded by the coding sequence ATGGCGGCTCACAGTGGCGCGAAATTGGCGCAACCCGCGAAGGTCGACCGGCGGGGAGCGCGGGGATATAAGGCCGCGATCCCGCCGAGCGCGGGGCATCCGTCCCGGACGACGAAGGAGCACTTGCCCGTGGCAAGCGACGGCGAACAACAGCAGCAAGAGCAGACCTTCACCGAGGCGCTTCTCGGCAAGGAGACCGTGTCGGGTGCGTGGGCGGCCAGGTGGCGCGCGCTTCCCGCGAGCCTGCGCGTGGTGCTGGCGACGGCCGGCTTCGCCGCGCTGCTCTTCATCCCCTACCTGGGCGCCGTGGGGTTGTGGGACCCATGGGAGACGCACTACGGCGAGGTGGCGCGCGAGATGATCCAGCGCCAGGACTACGTCTATCCCTACTGGGAGAACGCGTGGTTCTTCTCCAAGCCGCCGCTCACCATGTGGATGCAGGCGCTGGGGATGCAGGTGGTGGGCACGTTGCGCACCGATGGCGCGCTCGCTCGCTACACGGAGTGGGGCATGCGCATGCCCTTCGCGCTCCTGAGCATCGCGGCGGTGACGCTGCTGTCTCTGGCGGTGTCTCGCGTGGTGAGTCGCCGCGCGGGGCTGGCGACCGGCTTCGTGCTGTGCACCATGCCGCTGTACTTCCTGCTCACGCGGCAGACGGTGACGGACACGCCCTTCGTCACGACCTTCGTGTGCGCCATGGCGTGCGCCATCATCGGGCAGCTCGATGAGACGACGCGGCATCGCACCGCGTGGTGGTACGCCTTCTATGTGTTTGCGGGGCTGGCCACGCTGGCCAAGGGCCTCCTGGGCGTGGGCCTGCCCGCGGTCATCCTCGTGCTGTACGCGATCGCCGCCGTCATCCCGTGGGATGGCAAGAGCGTGGAAGCGCACCTGAGCTGGCTGCGCGACGCGGAGTTCCGCAAGGACGTGCGCGAGGGCCGCAGGACCATGCCGGTGCTGTGGGCGCAGATGTACCGGATGCGCCTGGGCACGGGCATCCTCGTGTTCGCCGCGGTCGCGGTGCCCTGGTACCTGACGTTGTGCCTCTTCGATGGCTTGGACGATGAGGGCAAGCTCTTCTGGTACCGCTTCTTCATCCACGACCACCTGAACCGCCTCACCGCGGGCGTGTACACGACGACGCCCGGGGGCTCGTTCGTGTACTTCATCGAGCAGGGCGGCTACGCCATCTTCCCGTGGGTGGCGCTGGTGCCGGGCGCGCTCGCCGTGGTGTCGCGGCTGCGGCTGCGCTCCGCGTCGAAGGCGGACCACCTGGCGCTCATCGCCGTGCTGTGGGTGGCCTTCGCGTTCTACCTGCTGGGCTCCAGCGCGACGAAGTTCCACCACTACGTGTTCCCCATCCTCCCGGGGCTGGCGGTGCTCATCGCCTTGTTCGTGGACAAGCTCTGGGAAGAGGGCATCTCCGCGCACGCGGTGAGCCTCATCTTCGGGCTCGTCCTGTTCATCCTCGTGGGCAAGGACCTGGCGGAGAACCCCAAGGACTTCACCGACCTGTTCGTCTTCAACTACGACCGGCCCTATCCCACGGACCTCGTCACGCGGCCCATCTCGCTGTTCTCCTCACGGCCGCTGTGGTCGGGGGACGTGGTCACGCTGGTGCTGCTGGCGTTCGGCGTCTACCTCTCCATCGACGCGTTCATGGGGCGCTCGCGGCGATCGCTCGGCGCGCGCGCGGTGGCGCTGCTGCTGCTGACATGCGGGCTGGCCACGCTGGGGGGTGTCTCCTCCCAGGGCCAGGTGTCCGCGCTGATGCTGTTGGGCTCGGCGCTGGCCGTCACCGGTGGCTACATCTTCCTGAAGGTCATGAAGCCGGGCACCGAGGAGAGCCGAGGGAGCTACCAGGTGCTCGCGGCGGGGCTGGTGTTCGTGGGCGTGTCGCTCGCGGCCCGAGGGTTCCGCATGGCGGGCACGGCGGATCCGCTGTTCAAGTCGCTGTCCGAGCCCATCAACGTGAAGGCGGCCATGGGCTTCGCGTTCGCGGTGGCGGGCATCCTGGCGGCGGTCGCGGCGCTGATGCGCTCGCGCGTGCTGCTGTTCAGCTCGTTCTGGGGTCTGGCCGCCAGCTTCGCGCTCTGGTTCAACTGGGGCCAATGGGTGGACCTGTCCCACCACTGGACGCAGCGCGACCTCTTCTGGCGCTACTACGGCCAGCGCAACGCGGGCGAGCCCATCGCGGCGTTCATGATGAACTGGCGCGGTGAGACGTTCTACTCGCGCAACACGGTGGAGCAGTTCCGCGCCGGTGACGCGAACATGCGCATGCGTCAGTTCGCCGCGCGCCCTGGCCGCGAGTGGGCCCTGGTGGAGCACAACCGGCTGAACCTGCTGCGCAACGCGGTGGGCACGGACAAGACCGTCACGCTCATCGATCGGGACATCAACAACAAGTTCGTCCTGGTGACCATCGAGTGA
- a CDS encoding response regulator → MQIRILVVDDEQDNCDYLKLVLTREGYEVVTTTDPTQTVDILRGSDFHLVILDMMMPQMSGTEVLEQIRKYDTDIAVIVATAYPTVDTAVASLKAQASDYVKKPMEPDQFTAAVRNALQKKGLSQDPEADLHRAIGRTIRDARKTQELTLKQLARRTGLSVSLLSQIERAESSASISSLYKIASALQLRMGELFGDT, encoded by the coding sequence GTGCAGATTCGCATCCTGGTGGTTGATGACGAGCAGGACAACTGCGACTACCTCAAGCTGGTCCTGACCCGTGAGGGCTACGAGGTGGTAACCACCACGGACCCCACCCAGACGGTGGACATCCTCCGTGGCTCCGACTTCCACCTCGTCATCCTCGACATGATGATGCCGCAGATGTCTGGCACCGAGGTGCTGGAGCAGATCCGCAAGTACGACACGGACATCGCGGTCATCGTCGCCACGGCCTACCCCACGGTGGACACCGCGGTGGCGTCGCTGAAGGCGCAGGCTTCTGACTACGTGAAGAAGCCGATGGAGCCGGACCAGTTCACCGCGGCCGTGCGCAACGCCCTGCAGAAGAAGGGCCTGTCGCAGGACCCGGAGGCGGACCTGCACCGCGCCATCGGTCGGACCATCCGCGACGCGCGCAAGACGCAGGAGCTCACGCTCAAGCAGCTCGCCCGCCGCACTGGCCTGTCCGTGTCCCTGCTGTCGCAGATCGAGCGCGCGGAGTCGTCCGCATCCATCTCCTCGCTCTACAAGATTGCCTCCGCCCTGCAGCTGCGCATGGGCGAGCTGTTCGGCGATACCTGA
- a CDS encoding FHA domain-containing protein, which produces MVSVNQLRPFAGASLDAFRAASGPVALIQQPVDPVFRNIAAQMTGVRTVGMAHRNRMTERLLAMLRDFDNLEVHFLQPTADGQEFTVGRAECDLVVPDPSVSQHHATLRWNATTGGFTVRDAQSMNGTWINSAPLGFRAQVVLHDGDTLAFGDAPFLYLLAETLHAHLRLASPQSPP; this is translated from the coding sequence ATGGTGTCCGTGAATCAGCTCCGACCCTTCGCCGGGGCCTCGCTGGATGCGTTCCGGGCCGCGTCCGGGCCCGTGGCCCTCATCCAGCAGCCCGTTGACCCCGTGTTCCGCAACATCGCCGCGCAGATGACGGGAGTGCGCACCGTGGGCATGGCCCACCGCAACCGCATGACGGAGCGGCTGCTGGCCATGCTGCGCGACTTCGACAACCTGGAGGTCCACTTCCTCCAGCCCACCGCGGATGGCCAGGAGTTCACCGTCGGCCGAGCCGAGTGCGACCTCGTCGTGCCGGACCCTTCCGTCTCGCAGCACCACGCCACGCTGCGCTGGAACGCGACCACGGGCGGCTTCACGGTGCGCGACGCGCAATCCATGAACGGGACGTGGATCAACAGCGCACCGCTGGGCTTCCGAGCCCAGGTGGTACTCCACGACGGCGACACGCTGGCCTTCGGCGACGCCCCGTTCCTCTACCTGCTCGCGGAGACGCTCCACGCGCACCTGCGGCTGGCCAGTCCCCAGTCACCGCCCTGA